The following proteins come from a genomic window of Miscanthus floridulus cultivar M001 chromosome 2, ASM1932011v1, whole genome shotgun sequence:
- the LOC136540800 gene encoding probable xyloglucan endotransglucosylase/hydrolase protein 32 yields the protein MSERNLRLARRQALPPAIAVVVVVLLGHHPRVVAVAQAQPSPGYFPSATVRSMAFSEGYDNLWGPQHQTLSQDKMALTLLMDRTSGSGFKSKRSYRNGYFGVSIKVQPGYTAGVNTAFYLSNNELYPGKHDEIDMELLGTVPGEPYTLQTNVYVRGTGDGAHLVGREMRFHLWFDPTADFHHYAILWNPDEIVFLIDDVPVRRYAASAAGAAAFPDREMWAYGSIWDASDWATDGGRYRAYYRYQPLLAGFRGFRTGGCEAAAPAGCRPVPASPAGAGLSVQQRDAMRWAQQRSMVYYYCQDYTKDHSLYPECSLAS from the exons ATGTCTGAGAGGAATCTCCGCCTTGCACGCCGCCAGGCGCTGCCGCCCGCCAttgccgtggtggtggtggtgctgctcgGCCACCATCCACGAGTGGTGGCGGTGGCGCAGGCGCAGCCTTCGCCGGGCTACTTCCCGAGCGCCACGGTGAGGTCCATGGCCTTCTCCGAGGGCTACGACAACCTGTGGGGGCCGCAGCACCAGACGCTGTCGCAGGACAAGATGGCGCTCACGCTCTTGATGGACCGCACCTCAG GCAGCGGATTCAAGTCGAAGCGCTCGTACCGGAACGGCTACTTCGGCGTCTCCATCAAGGTCCAGCCGGGCTACACCGCCGGCGTCAACACAGCCTTCTAC CTGTCGAACAACGAGCTGTACCCGGGGAAGCACGACGAGATCGACATGGAGCTGCTGGGCACGGTGCCGGGGGAGCCCTACACGCTGCAGACCAACGTGTACGTGCGGGGCACCGGCGATGGCGCGCACCTGGTGGGTCGGGAGATGCGCTTCCACCTCTGGTTCGACCCGACCGCCGACTTCCACCACTACGCCATCCTGTGGAACCCCGACGAGATCGTCTTCCTCATCGACGACGTCCCCGTCAGGCGCTACGCCGCCAGTGCTGCGGGGGCCGCGGCGTTCCCGGACCGCGAGATGTGGGCGTACGGCTCCATCTGGGACGCCTCAGACTGGGCCACCGACGGCGGCCGCTACAGGGCGTACTACCGCTACCAGCCCTTACTGGCGGGCTTCCGGGGGTTCAGGACCGGCGGCTGcgaggccgccgcgcccgccgggtGCCGCCCCGTGCCGGCGTCCCCCGCCGGCGCTGGGCTCAGCGTGCAGCAGCGTGACGCCATGCGCTGGGCGCAGCAGAGGTCCATGGTGTACTACTACTGCCAGGATTACACCAAGGATCACTCCTTATACCCAGAGTGCTCGCTCGCTAGCTAG